One Deltaproteobacteria bacterium DNA segment encodes these proteins:
- a CDS encoding phenylglyoxylate dehydrogenase — translation MGKIIVCDGNEAAAWGVALARPDMVAVYPITPQSSLAEYISQFVADGIIKADLMDVEGEHSVLSVLQGACLAGARTFTASCGQGLAFMFEPYFRTPPLRLPIVMSIVTRDGITPQCVWGGQQDAMTVREAGWIHMFCETCQEVLDTVIMAYKIAEDRGIMLPVNVNHDGNYLSYGVERVELPDHEEVDAFLGEKNINWHVALDPERPMGVDPLTGGAGGEGPALFVRYRKGLCKAMQNALEVIPAVHREWGERFGRFHAPLIEEYRIDGAEYAIVTIGSMTGAGKDAVDLAREKGERVGLIKIKTFRPFPLAALCSVLSKVKAVGVVDRSVSFGWNAGPVFQEILSALYHLEKRIPALSFIGGLAGADITVDHFMRVIETTGKALKGEVPSDTVWLNGPEENR, via the coding sequence GATCATCGTATGTGATGGAAACGAGGCGGCGGCCTGGGGTGTGGCGCTCGCTCGACCCGACATGGTGGCGGTCTACCCCATAACCCCTCAGTCTTCTTTGGCCGAGTACATTTCCCAGTTCGTGGCCGACGGCATCATCAAGGCGGACCTGATGGACGTGGAAGGGGAGCACAGCGTGCTCTCGGTTCTACAGGGTGCCTGCCTGGCCGGGGCCAGGACCTTCACGGCCAGTTGCGGGCAGGGACTGGCCTTCATGTTCGAACCCTATTTCCGGACGCCCCCTTTGCGGCTTCCCATCGTCATGTCCATCGTGACCAGGGATGGGATCACTCCCCAGTGTGTCTGGGGGGGGCAACAGGACGCCATGACCGTAAGGGAGGCAGGATGGATCCACATGTTTTGCGAGACCTGCCAGGAGGTGCTGGACACGGTGATCATGGCTTACAAGATCGCCGAGGATCGCGGGATCATGCTACCCGTAAACGTGAACCACGACGGCAACTACCTGTCCTATGGGGTCGAGCGGGTGGAACTCCCCGACCATGAAGAGGTGGACGCTTTCCTGGGTGAAAAAAACATCAACTGGCATGTGGCCCTGGATCCTGAGCGACCCATGGGAGTGGATCCCCTGACCGGGGGCGCCGGGGGCGAGGGCCCGGCCCTGTTCGTTCGGTACCGCAAGGGCCTGTGCAAGGCCATGCAGAACGCCCTGGAAGTGATTCCGGCTGTTCACAGGGAATGGGGAGAGCGCTTCGGGCGATTTCACGCCCCCCTGATCGAGGAATACCGCATCGATGGGGCCGAATACGCGATCGTCACCATCGGCAGCATGACCGGGGCGGGCAAGGATGCCGTGGACCTGGCCCGGGAGAAAGGAGAGAGAGTGGGTCTCATCAAGATCAAGACCTTCCGCCCCTTTCCCCTGGCTGCGCTTTGCAGCGTCCTTTCCAAGGTGAAAGCCGTAGGAGTGGTGGATCGATCCGTGAGTTTCGGCTGGAATGCCGGTCCCGTTTTCCAGGAGATCCTCTCAGCGCTCTATCACCTGGAGAAACGTATTCCGGCCTTGAGCTTCATCGGAGGACTTGCCGGGGCGGACATCACGGTGGATCATTTCATGAGAGTCATTGAGACCACGGGAAAGGCGCTGAAGGGTGAGGTCCCCTCCGATACCGTTTGGCTCAATGGGCCCGAAGAAAACCGTTGA
- a CDS encoding FAD-dependent oxidoreductase, protein MPQTRYVIIGSSHAGLSAVEAIRLTDRDNPVFLLTQEDTLPYSPTILPYVVSGEADPEKIFLKDEDALKGSGVVYRRGEKVVGLDLHARSIILKSGEILDYDKLLLATGAAPVLPPVEGLEGVSCHVLRTLEDALGLRRAMEGSRSAVVLGGGLIGMHAAENLHKGGLKVTLVEALDQILPGYFDREAAGLIRDIFRENGIEVLTGSVVTRVFEDRGRCIVSLDSGEERTADLLLVATGVRPRIGFLTGSGIDAEEGVLVDERMRTTHPDVWAAGDVAQAPDFFDSGKKRIHATLVNAVEQGRIAGMDMAGDEALVPHPGGIAMNTYRFFGHRAFAVGLGGENSGELSPHHLVEKTGPRYRKIVLQGGRLVGASGINDGMDPGIIAELIRRKIPLQGLEERFISDPLGTGRVLMSRTWR, encoded by the coding sequence ATGCCCCAAACCAGATACGTGATCATCGGAAGCAGCCATGCGGGACTTTCCGCCGTGGAGGCCATTCGCCTGACGGACCGGGACAATCCCGTCTTTCTCCTGACCCAGGAAGACACCCTCCCATACTCTCCCACAATCCTTCCCTACGTGGTATCGGGGGAGGCGGATCCGGAAAAGATCTTCTTGAAGGATGAAGATGCCCTGAAGGGATCGGGAGTCGTGTACAGGCGGGGAGAGAAGGTCGTAGGACTGGATCTGCACGCCAGGTCCATCATCCTGAAATCCGGGGAAATACTGGATTACGACAAGTTGCTTTTGGCCACGGGGGCTGCTCCTGTACTGCCTCCTGTAGAGGGCCTGGAGGGTGTCTCCTGCCACGTGCTCCGAACCCTGGAAGATGCCCTCGGGTTGCGTAGGGCCATGGAGGGAAGCCGATCGGCCGTGGTCCTGGGGGGGGGACTCATTGGAATGCATGCCGCCGAGAACCTTCACAAGGGGGGATTGAAAGTGACCCTGGTGGAGGCCCTCGATCAGATTTTGCCGGGTTACTTCGACAGGGAAGCGGCGGGACTTATCCGGGATATCTTCCGGGAAAACGGTATCGAAGTCCTGACCGGGAGCGTAGTGACCCGTGTCTTCGAAGACCGCGGGAGGTGTATCGTTTCCCTGGATTCTGGGGAGGAGCGTACGGCCGATCTGCTGTTGGTGGCAACCGGGGTCCGGCCGAGGATCGGCTTTTTGACCGGATCGGGGATCGACGCGGAAGAGGGCGTACTGGTGGACGAGCGGATGCGCACTACCCATCCCGATGTCTGGGCGGCGGGAGATGTGGCACAGGCACCGGATTTTTTCGATTCAGGGAAAAAGAGGATCCACGCCACCCTTGTAAATGCCGTCGAGCAGGGACGCATCGCGGGAATGGATATGGCCGGTGATGAGGCCCTGGTTCCCCACCCCGGCGGTATTGCCATGAATACCTACCGCTTTTTTGGACACCGGGCCTTCGCCGTGGGGCTCGGCGGGGAGAACTCCGGGGAACTTTCCCCTCACCACTTGGTGGAGAAGACCGGTCCCCGCTACCGGAAGATCGTGCTTCAGGGAGGCCGGCTTGTTGGGGCATCGGGAATCAACGACGGCATGGATCCGGGCATTATAGCCGAACTGATCCGGCGGAAAATTCCTTTACAGGGGCTGGAAGAGCGCTTTATATCCGACCCGCTGGGAACGGGCCGGGTTCTGATGTCAAGGACATGGAGATAG
- a CDS encoding 4Fe-4S binding protein produces MTGNGYRTIAFYPDRCDGCNLCVEACAEHHAGSKEAVHSRIRVCGDEEGRYTGIALCRQCSMPRCAMNCPAGALSKDPETGVVCWDEEKCVGCLLCTLTCPYGGIVFNAASGRVMKCDFCGGRPACVEACTRGALELKRGADLYNAWGDLEDLVVPGISACLGCNSELLLRHTLRRIGPNVVLATPPGCIAGVGAVGVNGKTAVKTPVFHPLLTNTASMLAGARRYYNRIGRDVTMLALGGDGGTADVGFQSLSGAAERGEQMIYICVDNEGYMNTGVQRSGTTPFGAWTSTTPVGSVLRGKTREAKPLPLLMVMHNCEYVATACTAFMEDYYEKLEKAIEASKKGMAYIHVFSPCPTGWRFPPGKLIEAGRKAVQTNIVPLWEFELKTGRIRFTYPVDDPLPVQEYLSLIGKFRHLDEEQIRLIQEQTERKIQILKAFTKEGRDGDETRVEGVGS; encoded by the coding sequence ATGACGGGAAACGGTTATCGGACCATTGCCTTTTACCCGGACAGATGTGACGGCTGTAACCTCTGCGTAGAGGCCTGCGCCGAGCATCACGCCGGGAGCAAGGAGGCGGTTCATTCCCGTATCCGGGTTTGCGGGGACGAAGAGGGCCGGTACACGGGGATCGCCTTGTGTCGGCAATGCAGTATGCCCCGGTGCGCCATGAACTGCCCGGCCGGGGCCCTGAGCAAGGATCCCGAAACGGGCGTGGTCTGCTGGGACGAAGAGAAGTGCGTGGGGTGCCTGCTATGTACCCTGACCTGTCCTTATGGGGGGATCGTGTTCAACGCCGCATCGGGCCGGGTCATGAAGTGCGATTTTTGTGGAGGGCGACCTGCCTGCGTGGAGGCCTGCACCAGGGGGGCGCTTGAATTGAAGCGAGGAGCGGATCTTTACAATGCCTGGGGTGACCTGGAAGATCTTGTTGTTCCGGGCATTTCCGCATGCCTGGGGTGCAACTCGGAACTCCTCCTGCGACATACCTTGAGAAGGATCGGCCCCAACGTGGTCCTGGCCACCCCGCCGGGATGCATTGCCGGGGTGGGTGCCGTTGGGGTGAACGGAAAGACAGCCGTAAAGACCCCCGTGTTTCATCCCCTCCTGACCAACACGGCATCCATGCTGGCGGGTGCCAGGAGATACTACAATCGGATCGGCCGGGATGTCACCATGCTGGCCCTGGGAGGAGACGGGGGTACTGCGGACGTGGGTTTTCAGTCCCTCTCCGGAGCGGCGGAACGCGGCGAGCAGATGATTTACATCTGCGTGGACAACGAGGGGTACATGAATACGGGGGTTCAGCGTTCAGGCACCACCCCCTTCGGGGCCTGGACCTCGACCACCCCCGTAGGCTCGGTCCTGCGCGGGAAGACCCGGGAGGCCAAGCCCCTGCCTCTTCTCATGGTGATGCACAACTGCGAATACGTGGCCACTGCATGCACCGCCTTCATGGAGGACTATTACGAGAAGCTGGAAAAGGCCATTGAGGCCTCGAAGAAGGGAATGGCATATATCCACGTCTTTTCGCCCTGCCCCACGGGATGGAGGTTTCCCCCGGGAAAGCTGATCGAGGCCGGACGAAAGGCGGTACAGACCAATATCGTACCCCTTTGGGAGTTTGAGTTGAAAACGGGCAGGATCCGGTTCACCTACCCGGTCGATGATCCCCTGCCGGTACAGGAATACCTTTCCCTCATCGGGAAGTTCAGACACCTGGACGAGGAGCAGATTCGCTTGATCCAGGAACAAACCGAGCGGAAGATCCAGATTTTGAAGGCCTTCACGAAAGAGGGGAGGGACGGGGATGAGACCAGAGTGGAAGGGGTTGGTTCTTGA